A region of Chlamydia crocodili DNA encodes the following proteins:
- a CDS encoding ParB/RepB/Spo0J family partition protein, with product MSGIINKDTIIEVAIDNIRVSPFQPRRVFSEAELQELVSSLKSVGLIHPPVVREIRSGDKILYYELIAGERRWRALQLAGYTTIPVVLKQVIADDIAAEATLIENIQRVNLSPMEMAEAFKKLINVFGLTQDKVALRVGKKRSTVANYLRLFSLSETIQKSLYLGEITLGHAKVILTLEDPKLRETLTEKIISQRLAVREAEQEAKKLLSGESTISSSKERIKIPLTGNYQGMQERLSQSLGYKVTVKSQGSHHSISLHVHDEEQLKQLEEWLLKKA from the coding sequence GTGAGTGGAATTATCAATAAAGATACGATAATAGAAGTGGCTATCGATAATATTCGAGTGAGTCCCTTTCAACCTCGAAGGGTATTCTCTGAAGCAGAGCTTCAAGAATTAGTATCATCTTTAAAATCCGTAGGTTTAATTCACCCACCTGTAGTTCGTGAAATTCGTAGTGGCGATAAAATTTTATATTATGAATTAATCGCTGGGGAGCGTCGTTGGAGAGCTCTACAGCTCGCAGGATACACCACAATTCCCGTAGTTCTTAAGCAAGTAATCGCTGATGATATTGCTGCAGAAGCAACACTTATAGAAAATATTCAACGTGTGAACCTCAGCCCTATGGAAATGGCAGAGGCCTTTAAAAAGCTCATCAATGTTTTTGGTTTAACTCAAGATAAGGTAGCCCTACGTGTAGGGAAAAAGCGTTCTACAGTTGCAAATTACTTACGGCTGTTTTCCTTGTCGGAAACCATTCAAAAAAGTCTTTACTTAGGGGAAATTACTTTAGGGCATGCTAAAGTTATCCTTACTCTAGAAGATCCTAAATTACGAGAAACTCTCACCGAGAAGATTATCTCACAACGTCTTGCCGTTCGCGAAGCTGAACAAGAAGCAAAGAAATTGTTGTCAGGCGAGTCTACGATTTCTTCTTCTAAAGAACGCATAAAAATACCTTTGACTGGAAACTATCAAGGTATGCAAGAGCGTCTTAGCCAGTCTTTAGGCTATAAGGTAACGGTAAAGTCTCAAGGTTCTCATCATAGCATATCGCTACATGTTCATGATGAAGAGCAGCTCAAGCAGCTAGAAGAGTGGCTGTTGAAAAAGGCTTAG
- a CDS encoding oligopeptide/dipeptide ABC transporter ATP-binding protein produces MSDSLVQANQLKKYYYKRSSWFRRKTIATRAIDNVSFSIPSGKIVGLIGESGSGKTTLALALSGLLSLTSGYLSFNNTPIKLHSKHDLKKLRSYVRMVFQNPKASLNPRKTIFDSLGHALIHHRIITKEKLHSVIGETLELVGLSADYFYRYPHQLSGGQQQRVSIARALLGAPKLIICDEVVSALDLSMQAQILNMLSNLQKELKMSYLFISHDLAVVRSFCSEVIIMYKGKIVESGATEDIFLNPKHPYTQMLLNSQLPDLPENRSAEHKLKAYQTNTSETPSPTGCVFYNRCPKRQKTCLQGPIPEQSDGDKHSYQCIL; encoded by the coding sequence ATGAGTGATTCTTTAGTACAAGCCAATCAGCTAAAAAAATATTATTATAAGCGTTCAAGTTGGTTTCGAAGAAAGACAATAGCAACAAGAGCTATTGACAATGTTTCTTTTTCTATACCTTCAGGGAAGATCGTGGGTCTAATTGGAGAATCGGGATCGGGAAAAACAACATTAGCATTAGCACTTTCTGGATTATTATCGCTTACCTCTGGCTACTTATCTTTTAACAATACTCCTATCAAATTACACTCTAAACATGATTTAAAAAAGCTTCGCTCCTATGTGCGGATGGTTTTCCAAAATCCTAAGGCCTCTTTAAATCCTAGAAAAACGATTTTTGACAGCTTAGGCCATGCTCTTATTCATCATCGCATAATTACAAAAGAAAAACTCCATTCTGTAATTGGAGAAACCTTAGAACTTGTAGGGTTATCTGCTGATTATTTCTACCGTTACCCTCATCAACTCTCCGGTGGTCAACAACAACGTGTGTCTATAGCTAGAGCATTATTAGGGGCTCCTAAGCTTATTATATGTGATGAGGTAGTTTCTGCTCTTGATCTTTCGATGCAAGCGCAGATCCTAAATATGCTCTCAAATTTGCAAAAAGAGCTGAAGATGAGTTATCTGTTTATTTCTCATGATTTAGCTGTTGTTCGCTCTTTTTGCTCAGAAGTAATCATTATGTATAAAGGTAAAATTGTTGAATCGGGAGCTACAGAAGATATCTTCTTGAATCCTAAACATCCTTACACACAAATGCTTCTTAATTCACAGCTTCCTGATCTTCCAGAAAATCGCAGTGCAGAACACAAATTAAAAGCATATCAGACAAATACTTCTGAAACTCCCTCTCCTACAGGATGCGTCTTTTATAACCGCTGTCCCAAAAGACAGAAAACTTGCCTTCAAGGGCCCATTCCTGAACAATCCGATGGGGACAAGCACTCATATCAGTGCATTCTTTAA
- a CDS encoding ABC transporter ATP-binding protein: MTRPPILQVKDLSVSLNKRRERYPIVESLSFDLHKGRTLAIIGESGSGKSVTAQALMQLLPSPLFSASGKILFHEKDLLEAPRGILRSIFGTKISMIFQNPQSSLNPVFTIEQQFQELIRTHLHLPHKEGKEKIIQTLIDTGFHNPELCLKLYPHQLSGGMLQRVSIAMALLSSPEILIADEPTTALDVSVQYQILQLLKGLQEKLGMSLLIITHNMGVVAETSDEVLVLYAGRMAEYASAKEIFHNPSHPYTQDLLASRPSLQTDTFTAIPGQPPHYSALPSGCCYYPRCSKAYGKCKMESPEIQNISKGHKVRCWLYE; the protein is encoded by the coding sequence ATGACTCGTCCACCCATCTTACAGGTTAAAGATCTTTCGGTAAGCCTGAATAAACGTCGGGAACGCTACCCTATTGTTGAGTCATTGTCCTTTGATTTGCATAAGGGAAGGACGTTAGCGATTATCGGGGAATCAGGATCGGGAAAATCGGTAACCGCTCAAGCTCTTATGCAGCTATTACCTTCCCCGTTATTTTCTGCATCAGGAAAAATTCTTTTCCATGAAAAAGATTTATTAGAAGCTCCACGAGGAATTTTAAGATCAATTTTCGGAACGAAAATTTCTATGATTTTCCAAAATCCCCAATCCTCTTTAAATCCCGTTTTCACGATAGAACAACAATTCCAAGAGCTTATCCGCACGCATCTTCATCTTCCACATAAAGAGGGTAAAGAGAAAATTATCCAAACTCTTATAGATACAGGATTTCATAATCCTGAACTTTGTTTAAAACTCTATCCTCATCAACTCTCCGGAGGAATGCTACAAAGAGTTTCCATTGCTATGGCTTTGCTCTCCTCTCCAGAAATTTTAATTGCTGATGAGCCAACAACAGCCCTCGATGTTTCTGTTCAATACCAGATTTTACAGCTATTAAAAGGCTTACAAGAGAAACTAGGGATGAGTTTATTAATTATTACCCATAACATGGGTGTTGTTGCTGAAACATCTGATGAGGTCCTCGTTCTCTACGCAGGAAGAATGGCAGAGTACGCTTCTGCTAAGGAAATTTTTCACAACCCGTCCCATCCCTACACTCAAGATCTTCTAGCTTCGCGTCCTTCGTTGCAAACTGACACATTTACAGCAATTCCTGGACAACCTCCTCACTACAGCGCTCTTCCTTCAGGATGTTGTTACTATCCTAGATGTTCGAAAGCCTATGGAAAATGTAAAATGGAATCTCCTGAAATTCAAAATATAAGCAAAGGGCATAAAGTAAGGTGCTGGCTATATGAGTGA
- a CDS encoding TIGR00153 family protein has product MQTLARLFGQSPFAPLQAHLEVVAFCVQQMVPIFTALRDGDYKQVQTIAKSISDKEYQADCIKNDMRNHLPVGLFMPISRAGLLEIISIQDSIADVSEDVAILLTVRKLRFYPEFEKIFFQFLHKSVETFDLTMTVIQEFNKLLESSFGGRKADKARFLVSRVAKAEHECDVIQREIMQIFFSDEFMISEKEFYLWLQVIKRAAGISDSSEKLAHRVNMTLEEK; this is encoded by the coding sequence ATGCAAACCCTTGCTCGTCTGTTCGGACAGTCTCCTTTTGCCCCGCTACAAGCACACTTGGAAGTCGTAGCATTTTGCGTTCAGCAAATGGTGCCAATCTTTACAGCTTTGCGAGATGGGGATTACAAACAGGTACAAACAATAGCGAAAAGTATTTCTGATAAGGAATATCAGGCAGATTGTATAAAAAATGATATGCGCAATCATCTTCCTGTAGGCTTATTTATGCCTATATCTCGGGCCGGATTGCTGGAGATTATTTCTATACAAGACAGCATAGCTGATGTTTCCGAAGATGTGGCTATCTTACTTACTGTTAGAAAGCTGCGTTTTTATCCAGAATTTGAGAAGATCTTTTTCCAATTCTTACATAAAAGTGTCGAAACTTTTGATCTTACTATGACGGTCATACAAGAATTCAATAAATTACTAGAAAGTTCTTTTGGAGGGCGTAAAGCTGATAAAGCGCGTTTTCTAGTAAGTCGCGTGGCGAAAGCAGAACACGAGTGTGATGTTATTCAACGAGAAATCATGCAAATATTCTTCTCCGATGAATTTATGATTTCTGAAAAAGAGTTTTATTTATGGCTGCAGGTAATTAAGCGTGCTGCGGGTATTTCCGATAGTTCGGAAAAACTTGCTCATCGAGTTAACATGACGCTGGAAGAAAAGTAA
- a CDS encoding inorganic phosphate transporter — protein sequence MLALLIFVLLCGFYTSWNIGANDVANAVGPSVGSGVLTLRQAVIIAAIFEFLGALFLGDRVAGTIESRIVSVSDPLIASGDYVYGMTGALLATGVWLQLASYFGWPVSTTHSIVGAVIGFGLVLGKGTVIYWGSVGAILISWVISPLMGGCIAYLIFSFIRRNILYKNDPVGAMIRIAPFLAAFVIIILGIIIVCGGVVTRLVPLPWALLLVCLVGGFAYAVMFKYVHTPHCSFICSSPKSGSLLCRLKTCGGNYGRKYLIVERIFAYLQIIIACFMAFAHGSNDVANAIAPVAGVLRQAYPQVYSSYTLIGLMAFGGVGLIIGLSVWGWRVIETVGCKITELTPSRGFSVGLSAAVTIALASAMGLPISTTHVVVGAVLGIGLARGIHAINLNIIKDIIMSWFITLPAGAILSILFFFALRALFQ from the coding sequence ATGCTTGCCCTACTCATTTTTGTTCTCTTATGTGGTTTTTATACCTCTTGGAATATAGGAGCTAATGACGTTGCTAATGCTGTTGGCCCTAGTGTCGGATCCGGAGTATTAACATTACGTCAGGCTGTAATCATTGCCGCTATTTTTGAATTTTTAGGGGCATTGTTCCTCGGAGATCGTGTTGCAGGAACTATAGAAAGTCGTATAGTCTCTGTTTCAGATCCATTAATAGCTTCTGGAGATTACGTTTATGGCATGACAGGAGCTTTGTTAGCGACTGGAGTATGGCTACAACTAGCATCGTATTTTGGATGGCCGGTCTCTACAACCCATTCTATAGTCGGTGCCGTGATTGGCTTTGGTCTTGTTCTTGGTAAAGGAACAGTTATTTATTGGGGATCCGTAGGAGCAATTTTAATCAGTTGGGTAATCTCTCCATTAATGGGAGGATGCATCGCCTATTTGATCTTTTCTTTTATACGTCGAAATATTCTCTATAAAAACGATCCTGTAGGTGCGATGATCCGCATAGCACCATTTCTTGCAGCTTTTGTGATAATTATTTTAGGAATAATTATTGTTTGTGGCGGCGTAGTTACACGTTTAGTGCCTCTGCCCTGGGCTTTATTGTTAGTTTGCCTTGTAGGGGGATTTGCCTATGCCGTCATGTTTAAATATGTGCATACACCACATTGCTCCTTTATTTGTAGTTCACCAAAATCAGGAAGTTTACTTTGTCGTTTAAAAACATGCGGGGGAAACTATGGAAGGAAATACCTGATTGTAGAGAGAATTTTTGCTTATTTGCAAATCATCATTGCCTGTTTTATGGCTTTTGCTCACGGATCTAACGATGTGGCCAATGCCATTGCTCCTGTAGCTGGGGTTTTGCGACAAGCGTATCCCCAAGTATATTCTTCTTATACACTGATAGGACTTATGGCTTTTGGTGGCGTTGGATTAATTATAGGGTTATCTGTTTGGGGATGGCGAGTGATTGAAACTGTAGGCTGTAAGATTACCGAACTTACTCCTTCGCGGGGATTTTCTGTAGGTTTAAGTGCTGCTGTTACAATTGCTTTGGCATCAGCTATGGGCTTGCCTATATCTACAACTCATGTAGTTGTTGGTGCTGTCTTAGGGATAGGTCTTGCTCGTGGTATCCACGCTATTAATTTAAATATTATCAAAGACATTATCATGTCGTGGTTTATCACTCTTCCTGCAGGAGCGATACTCTCTATTCTATTTTTCTTTGCTTTAAGAGCGCTCTTCCAGTAA
- a CDS encoding phosphoglycerate kinase has protein sequence MDRLTVRDLSPEEKKVLVRVDFNVPIKDGKILDDIRIRSAMPTINYLLQKRAAVILMSHLGRPKGTGFEEKYSLQPVVEVLEGYLGHHVPLAPDCIGEVARQAVAQLSPGRVLLLENLRFHRGEEHPEEDPTFAAELSSYGDFYVNDAFGTSHRKHASVYTVPQAFPEKSAAGLLMEKELEFLGQHLLLAPKRPFTAILGGSKVSSKIGVIEALLSQVDNLLLAGGMGFTFLKALGKSVGNSLVEESGIELARRVLKLAQQRNVRIVLPIDVKVAKTCEPGVTWSEMSIDQGIPSDLEGLDIGTKTIQEFCKIIDVSATVFWNGPVGVYEVPPFDQGSMSIANCLARHSSATTVVGGGDAAAVVALAGCTSQVSHVSTGGGASLEFLEKGFLPGTEVLSPEQD, from the coding sequence ATGGATAGATTGACAGTCAGGGACCTTTCCCCAGAAGAAAAAAAGGTTTTAGTTCGTGTAGATTTTAATGTTCCTATAAAAGATGGGAAGATTCTTGATGATATTCGCATTCGTAGCGCTATGCCAACAATCAACTATCTTTTGCAGAAACGCGCTGCTGTAATTTTAATGAGTCACTTAGGCCGTCCTAAAGGAACTGGTTTTGAAGAGAAGTACTCTCTTCAACCTGTTGTTGAGGTTTTAGAAGGTTATTTAGGACATCATGTGCCTTTAGCTCCCGATTGTATCGGAGAAGTTGCTCGTCAGGCAGTAGCGCAGCTGTCTCCTGGACGGGTATTACTACTAGAGAACCTCCGCTTCCACAGAGGGGAAGAACATCCTGAAGAAGATCCTACATTTGCTGCTGAACTTTCCTCTTATGGAGACTTTTATGTAAACGATGCTTTTGGCACTTCTCATAGAAAGCATGCCTCTGTGTATACGGTTCCCCAAGCATTTCCCGAGAAATCTGCTGCGGGTCTTCTTATGGAAAAAGAACTCGAATTTTTAGGCCAGCATCTGCTCCTTGCTCCTAAACGACCATTTACTGCGATCCTTGGTGGGTCTAAAGTATCTTCAAAAATAGGAGTAATAGAAGCCTTACTGTCGCAAGTAGATAATTTACTTTTAGCAGGAGGCATGGGGTTCACCTTCTTAAAAGCATTAGGAAAATCCGTAGGGAATTCCTTAGTTGAAGAATCGGGAATAGAACTTGCTCGTCGTGTTTTGAAACTTGCTCAGCAACGTAATGTGCGTATTGTTCTTCCTATAGATGTGAAGGTCGCAAAGACCTGCGAACCTGGGGTGACATGGTCAGAAATGTCTATAGATCAAGGTATTCCTTCGGATCTTGAAGGTTTAGATATTGGAACTAAGACTATTCAGGAGTTTTGTAAAATCATCGATGTTTCAGCAACAGTATTTTGGAATGGTCCCGTCGGTGTTTATGAAGTTCCTCCTTTCGATCAAGGTTCTATGTCTATTGCTAATTGCCTAGCACGACATTCTTCCGCAACTACTGTGGTTGGTGGTGGTGATGCTGCAGCAGTTGTTGCTTTAGCTGGATGTACTTCTCAAGTCTCACATGTATCGACGGGTGGAGGAGCTTCTTTAGAATTTTTAGAAAAAGGGTTTCTGCCGGGAACAGAGGTTCTATCTCCAGAGCAAGATTAA